One window of the Shewanella maritima genome contains the following:
- a CDS encoding SMR family transporter, translating to MNSYICLSIAIVSEVIATCLLPVTAGFTRFLPSLGCALGYASAFYFLSLATANIPTAIAYAIWCGAGIILISLMGMLRGQIPNIETIIGMVLVIIGVAMINIYNPVQD from the coding sequence ATGAACAGCTACATCTGCCTTAGTATTGCAATCGTATCGGAAGTGATTGCTACCTGTCTTCTCCCCGTAACAGCTGGCTTTACTCGCTTTTTACCTTCTTTGGGCTGCGCCCTAGGTTACGCAAGTGCGTTTTACTTCCTATCACTGGCTACAGCAAACATTCCAACCGCTATTGCCTATGCTATTTGGTGCGGGGCGGGAATAATCCTGATCTCACTCATGGGCATGCTTCGCGGTCAAATTCCTAATATAGAGACCATTATCGGCATGGTTTTGGTCATCATAGGGGTTGCGATGATCAATATTTACAACCCTGTTCAAGACTAA
- the pstB gene encoding phosphate ABC transporter ATP-binding protein PstB has product MNKLEVNNLDLFYGDNHALKNISLPIPAKQVTALIGPSGCGKSTLLRTLNRMNDLVEGVKINGDVLFEDENIYSDIDVKQLRMRVGMVFQKPNPFPMSIFENVAFGLRAQGEKDKKVIDATVEESLRGAALWDEVKDRLHTSALGLSGGQQQRLCIARAIAMKPEVILMDEPTSALDPIATHKIEELMDELRQKFTIVIVTHSMNQAKRISDKTAFFWMGELVEHADTHTLFNHPVDSRTQGYVSGEFG; this is encoded by the coding sequence ATGAACAAGCTTGAAGTTAACAATCTCGACCTTTTTTACGGCGACAACCATGCGCTTAAAAACATTTCATTGCCTATCCCAGCCAAACAAGTCACGGCGTTAATTGGTCCATCAGGTTGCGGCAAGTCAACACTGCTGCGCACCTTAAACCGGATGAACGACTTAGTGGAAGGGGTAAAAATTAATGGCGACGTGCTATTTGAAGATGAAAACATTTACTCAGACATCGACGTAAAACAACTCAGAATGCGTGTAGGCATGGTGTTTCAAAAGCCTAACCCCTTTCCAATGAGCATTTTTGAAAATGTCGCCTTTGGCCTTCGTGCTCAAGGCGAAAAAGATAAAAAGGTCATTGATGCAACGGTTGAAGAGTCACTGCGTGGCGCAGCGTTATGGGATGAAGTAAAAGATCGACTACACACGTCAGCTCTCGGGCTTTCAGGTGGTCAGCAGCAACGTCTGTGTATCGCCCGCGCCATTGCAATGAAACCAGAAGTGATTTTAATGGACGAGCCCACCAGCGCACTTGACCCAATAGCAACTCATAAAATTGAAGAGTTAATGGATGAGCTGCGCCAGAAATTCACTATTGTTATCGTCACTCACTCGATGAATCAGGCAAAGCGAATCTCAGATAAAACCGCGTTTTTCTGGATGGGTGAGTTAGTTGAACACGCTGATACTCATACTCTGTTCAATCATCCGGTCGATAGCCGCACTCAGGGTTATGTAAGCGGTGAATTCGGCTAA
- a CDS encoding VOC family protein, whose protein sequence is MNFDWHELHTNEFEENLKFYTSTFAVNVRKLRGRNGKRYALLTRVGEPMPSSGIVESDVNQGWKSFIKVINVDLAKQKAIRNGAMEVESYDIPRVGSVCELVEPSGSKVSFIQYDPR, encoded by the coding sequence ATGAACTTTGATTGGCACGAACTCCATACCAATGAGTTTGAGGAAAACCTCAAGTTTTACACTTCAACCTTCGCGGTCAATGTACGTAAGTTACGCGGTCGCAATGGTAAACGTTACGCTCTGCTGACCCGAGTCGGCGAGCCAATGCCATCTTCTGGCATTGTTGAGTCTGACGTAAACCAAGGTTGGAAAAGTTTTATTAAGGTGATCAACGTCGACCTTGCTAAACAAAAAGCCATTCGTAACGGCGCGATGGAAGTTGAGTCTTATGACATTCCACGCGTTGGCAGCGTTTGTGAGCTTGTAGAACCTAGCGGCAGCAAAGTGTCGTTTATTCAATACGACCCAAGATAA
- a CDS encoding exonuclease domain-containing protein translates to MLKNWLNSFHPLSRLARARKAYLQAHPDMPEHLKVLINQPLPELNSPVADLTYLSLDIETSGFDASKDHILSVGYVTMQGKHIELSSVAHTYIKGVVRPETAVINHIVPQMLRDARKLDEVMDHLFEQMHGKQLLVHGRQIEQQFIDHYVMQKYGLPPLPVLWLDTLAIEKSMTLNRQNQQDGDFRLASVRQRYGLPEYHGHSASVDAIATAELFMALAVQLFGQSNGEFKQVFKP, encoded by the coding sequence ATGCTTAAAAACTGGCTTAACTCATTTCATCCATTATCGCGTCTGGCTCGAGCGCGCAAAGCCTATTTGCAGGCACATCCTGATATGCCTGAGCACTTAAAAGTGCTTATTAATCAGCCGTTACCTGAGTTAAATTCTCCAGTTGCCGATTTAACCTATTTGTCGCTAGATATTGAAACCAGCGGCTTTGATGCCAGCAAAGACCATATTCTTAGTGTTGGCTATGTAACTATGCAGGGCAAGCATATCGAGTTGTCGAGTGTTGCCCATACCTATATCAAAGGTGTTGTGCGCCCTGAAACGGCGGTGATAAACCATATTGTGCCGCAAATGCTCCGTGATGCCCGCAAGCTTGATGAGGTGATGGATCACTTGTTTGAGCAAATGCATGGTAAGCAGTTGCTGGTACATGGCAGGCAAATTGAGCAGCAATTTATTGATCACTATGTGATGCAAAAGTACGGTCTACCACCGTTGCCGGTGCTGTGGCTGGATACCTTAGCGATTGAAAAGTCGATGACGTTAAATCGGCAAAACCAACAAGATGGTGATTTTAGGTTAGCATCTGTTCGTCAGCGTTATGGTTTGCCTGAGTACCATGGGCATAGCGCCTCGGTTGATGCGATTGCCACTGCAGAGCTATTTATGGCGCTGGCGGTGCAGTTGTTTGGGCAGTCTAATGGTGAATTTAAGCAGGTGTTTAAGCCCTAA
- the pstA gene encoding phosphate ABC transporter permease PstA — protein sequence MASSTNTQSIQSNQTSSSANATSSGKLSVKQLARKRKDSALLAGVWAAAGLTIIFMLWVVWHILSNGLSHVSWEFITGAYTRIGEASGIWAMIVSTIYMVALSLAIAAPISIMTAIYLTEYAKPGSKLVKAIRFCIESLAGIPSIVYGLFGMTFFVTVLGLGFSIISGALTLSILILPVIIRTTEEALLAVPMAYREGGFALGSSKIYTIWRLILPSALPGIVTSIILSTGRVIGESAPVFLTAGMVTQIPDSVFESGRTLTVHLYKLTQELFTQHEWDQAYATATILIVLVLLLNLATKLIAARFDKHSH from the coding sequence ATGGCGTCTTCAACTAATACTCAATCAATACAATCAAACCAAACCAGCAGCTCAGCAAATGCCACAAGCAGTGGCAAGCTGTCAGTAAAGCAGTTGGCAAGAAAACGTAAAGACAGCGCCTTACTTGCTGGCGTTTGGGCTGCAGCGGGCTTAACCATCATATTTATGCTTTGGGTGGTATGGCATATTTTGTCAAACGGTTTAAGCCATGTGAGCTGGGAGTTTATTACTGGCGCTTATACCCGTATCGGTGAAGCTTCAGGTATCTGGGCGATGATTGTTTCGACCATATATATGGTTGCCTTATCGCTGGCTATTGCTGCACCGATCAGCATTATGACCGCGATTTACCTAACCGAATACGCCAAACCTGGCAGTAAATTGGTTAAAGCAATTCGATTTTGCATCGAGTCATTAGCGGGCATCCCCTCTATTGTTTACGGCCTGTTCGGCATGACTTTCTTCGTCACAGTGTTAGGTCTGGGCTTTTCGATTATCTCAGGCGCACTGACGTTATCAATTTTAATATTACCTGTGATCATCCGTACCACTGAAGAAGCCTTACTCGCTGTGCCGATGGCATACCGTGAAGGGGGCTTTGCATTAGGCAGCTCCAAAATCTACACCATTTGGCGACTGATTTTACCCAGTGCACTGCCCGGTATTGTGACCTCAATTATTTTGAGTACTGGCCGCGTGATTGGCGAGTCTGCACCCGTGTTTTTAACCGCGGGCATGGTAACGCAAATTCCCGACAGCGTGTTTGAGTCAGGCCGAACGCTAACGGTACACCTCTATAAATTAACCCAAGAGCTATTTACCCAGCACGAATGGGACCAGGCCTACGCAACCGCAACCATTCTAATCGTATTGGTATTGCTACTTAATTTAGCAACCAAACTTATTGCTGCACGCTTTGATAAACACTCACACTAG
- a CDS encoding putative nucleotidyltransferase substrate binding domain-containing protein — translation MLKDVASCTSITYLGRGEQIEFGDDNTEKYLYIIRTGSMEQRRPDGVLRSKMGEEDLFGFTFLEPLKNALDGYKATAIENTLLYKVPHSKLLKLTKQYPQFSESISAGAQLRLRSALNVVWSNKEKGLFLKKVSEVARGQAAVVDIDMSIQDVAKEMRNACRSSTAIIKQDGKIVGLITDRDMTKRVIADGMDISLPIKAVMTTPAITIDPDDLILKAASLMMQYNIRSLPVVRGNDVLGLLTSSHLVQKHRMQAIFLIEKIKYTDTPEGLAELTSERQAIFEALVEGRVDSEIIGQVMAMIMDGYNRRLLQMAEEQFGAPPCDYNWIVAGSHARNEVHMLSDQDSAIILQEGATEADKAYFQQLSEFVTHHMDACGYPNCTGHYMASNPKWCQTLSVWKECYRKWVTNPQYGMLMNVSVFLEVRSLHGNAELSESLQNHLHSLINEDNQFLPSLVNDAVRTQPPLGIFNKLVLEKSGNNTRVLNIKKYALTLIVDLARIYGLAVGCSKTGTRERFEFAVEQKLLNEDDFKDVIEAFYFLTQLRFNHQLSALRQGLQPNNHMEPSAISSFERKHLKDAFRIISNMQEAAKLRFSSK, via the coding sequence GTGTTAAAAGATGTTGCCTCGTGCACCAGTATCACTTATCTAGGTCGTGGTGAGCAGATTGAGTTTGGTGACGATAACACCGAAAAGTACCTGTATATCATCCGCACAGGTTCCATGGAGCAGCGCAGACCTGACGGCGTGTTACGCTCGAAAATGGGTGAAGAAGACCTATTCGGCTTTACCTTTTTAGAGCCACTAAAAAATGCCCTGGACGGTTACAAAGCGACTGCCATTGAAAATACCTTGTTGTATAAGGTGCCACACTCCAAGTTACTCAAGCTGACTAAGCAATATCCTCAGTTTAGCGAGAGCATTTCTGCAGGCGCGCAGCTGCGTTTGCGCTCGGCGCTGAATGTGGTGTGGTCTAATAAAGAAAAGGGCTTGTTCCTCAAAAAAGTCTCTGAAGTTGCCCGTGGTCAGGCTGCTGTGGTCGATATTGATATGAGCATTCAGGACGTTGCTAAAGAGATGCGTAATGCTTGCCGCAGCTCGACGGCTATTATCAAACAAGACGGTAAAATCGTCGGCCTTATTACTGACCGTGATATGACCAAGCGAGTGATTGCCGATGGAATGGATATTAGCTTGCCAATCAAAGCGGTGATGACGACCCCAGCAATTACCATCGACCCTGATGATCTCATTCTCAAAGCCGCTTCTTTGATGATGCAATACAACATTCGCAGTTTACCTGTGGTGCGCGGCAATGATGTACTGGGTTTATTAACGTCATCGCACCTGGTGCAAAAGCACCGTATGCAGGCGATTTTCTTAATTGAGAAGATTAAATATACCGACACCCCAGAAGGCCTAGCTGAGTTAACGTCTGAGCGCCAAGCTATTTTCGAGGCATTGGTTGAAGGCCGGGTTGATTCCGAGATTATTGGTCAGGTCATGGCGATGATCATGGATGGCTATAATCGCCGATTACTGCAAATGGCAGAAGAGCAGTTCGGCGCGCCGCCGTGTGATTACAACTGGATTGTGGCTGGTTCCCATGCGCGTAATGAAGTGCACATGTTGTCAGATCAAGACAGTGCCATTATTTTACAAGAGGGTGCTACTGAAGCTGATAAAGCTTATTTTCAGCAGCTAAGTGAGTTTGTTACCCATCATATGGATGCCTGTGGTTATCCCAACTGTACTGGGCACTATATGGCGTCTAACCCTAAGTGGTGCCAAACCTTGAGCGTATGGAAAGAGTGCTATCGCAAGTGGGTGACGAATCCGCAATATGGCATGTTGATGAATGTCAGCGTATTCCTTGAAGTGCGCAGTTTACATGGTAATGCCGAGTTATCTGAAAGCTTACAAAACCATTTACACAGCTTAATTAATGAAGATAACCAATTCTTGCCGTCATTGGTCAATGATGCGGTGCGTACTCAGCCGCCCTTGGGTATTTTCAACAAGCTAGTGCTCGAAAAAAGCGGCAACAACACCCGAGTTTTGAATATTAAAAAGTATGCGTTGACCCTGATTGTCGATTTAGCGCGTATATATGGCCTCGCGGTTGGCTGCTCTAAGACTGGCACCCGTGAGCGCTTTGAATTTGCGGTGGAGCAAAAGCTGCTCAATGAAGATGACTTTAAAGATGTGATTGAGGCGTTTTACTTTTTAACCCAGCTGCGTTTTAACCATCAGTTGTCGGCGCTGCGTCAAGGGCTACAGCCAAATAACCATATGGAGCCGAGCGCCATTAGCTCGTTTGAGCGCAAGCATTTGAAAGATGCGTTTCGCATTATTAGTAATATGCAAGAGGCGGCTAAGCTGCGCTTTAGTAGCAAGTAG
- a CDS encoding TonB-dependent siderophore receptor: MYKLSALAVTISLTMAASNVAAHEGMHEHHKHHDHHQAFVETINVHGVRHVKPSNSSAMKLDMSQLDTPGSVSVYGADLIEAQGAVTLGQVLHNDASVSTGNVRRGRERFYMRGFVLEPDQSYMRDGQFHLSRYAQPIELYERIEVLKGPSALLYGKSTPAGMINLVTKSAKAERHFSLEQEFGSFGYHRSMADFGGALNAAETVRGRAIISKAGQTGWRKYKDGSYAEQDRLVGALMLEADLSDNTIVSFNFDSTNDDAGIDMGAQHEQNLETGKWERVGKRDFIWDMPWSKRESSVENMGVTLNSNLSDYWTLTAGANHQVHERQTTESMYGKIGKVGGSLTTGKYKLRGRDTFEKFDVSTVFLDLKGELHTGSVFHNVLLGSSVVDYRKTGMQKKVAIAGEYDINDAIIIDKPADLDYRKGEAISEVSRVTNALYIQDLIEFNEQWHLLAGLRFDRERNNKATHFNVLPKLAVMYHPTPETTVYGTYSESFEPTDPISNSADINDKKLFDAMRGKSLEIGVKREFFDGGLLVSTAAFDIEQTNKLVTEKFDADENGKTQITTAAGKVRHQGLELAMEGYLSDSLSINASMMYLDGKIISDPKYAGKRSKDTARFSASSWLSYQLNDDTNLHLKATYEGDRFGDTPNKFKKDGYVKVDAGMSYQLKFANDQQAIIRVNVDNLFGTDYLTGGCMNSATNSAGRSIKASLQYQF, translated from the coding sequence ATGTATAAGTTAAGTGCGCTTGCTGTAACGATTTCTTTGACAATGGCAGCCAGTAACGTGGCTGCCCATGAAGGTATGCATGAGCATCACAAACATCATGATCATCACCAGGCTTTTGTAGAGACCATTAACGTTCATGGTGTGCGTCATGTGAAGCCCAGCAATAGCTCTGCAATGAAGCTAGACATGAGCCAGCTGGACACGCCAGGCTCAGTGTCTGTGTATGGCGCAGATTTAATTGAAGCCCAAGGCGCGGTGACTTTAGGTCAGGTGCTACACAACGATGCCAGTGTGTCTACTGGTAATGTGCGTCGTGGTCGCGAGCGTTTTTACATGCGTGGCTTTGTGTTAGAGCCAGACCAAAGCTACATGCGCGATGGTCAATTCCACCTTTCTCGTTACGCTCAGCCGATTGAGCTTTATGAACGTATCGAAGTGCTAAAAGGCCCATCTGCGCTGCTGTATGGCAAATCCACGCCCGCAGGCATGATTAACCTAGTAACCAAGAGTGCAAAAGCAGAGCGTCACTTTTCGTTAGAGCAAGAGTTTGGTTCATTCGGTTACCATCGCAGCATGGCTGACTTTGGCGGAGCTTTGAATGCAGCAGAAACGGTTCGCGGCCGCGCGATTATCTCAAAAGCGGGGCAAACTGGCTGGCGCAAGTACAAAGATGGTAGCTACGCCGAGCAAGACCGCTTAGTGGGCGCATTAATGCTTGAGGCGGATCTGAGCGACAACACTATCGTTAGCTTTAACTTTGACAGCACCAATGATGATGCTGGCATCGACATGGGCGCTCAGCATGAACAGAACCTTGAAACCGGTAAATGGGAGCGTGTAGGTAAGCGTGACTTTATTTGGGATATGCCTTGGTCTAAGCGCGAGTCTAGTGTTGAGAACATGGGTGTGACCTTAAACTCAAACTTGTCTGATTACTGGACTTTAACCGCAGGAGCTAACCATCAAGTACATGAGCGTCAAACCACCGAAAGCATGTACGGCAAGATAGGCAAAGTGGGCGGCAGTTTAACGACTGGTAAATACAAACTACGTGGCCGTGATACCTTTGAGAAGTTTGACGTTTCAACCGTATTTTTGGATCTCAAGGGTGAGTTACATACTGGCAGTGTATTCCACAATGTGCTGCTTGGAAGCAGTGTTGTGGATTATCGCAAAACCGGTATGCAAAAGAAGGTCGCTATTGCCGGCGAGTATGATATTAATGACGCTATCATCATCGACAAGCCAGCGGATTTGGACTATCGCAAAGGCGAGGCAATTAGCGAGGTGAGTCGTGTCACCAATGCGTTATATATACAAGATCTCATTGAGTTTAATGAGCAATGGCACTTATTAGCTGGTTTGCGCTTTGATCGTGAGCGTAATAATAAGGCTACCCACTTCAACGTGCTACCAAAGCTTGCCGTTATGTATCACCCAACGCCAGAAACCACAGTGTATGGTACCTACAGCGAAAGCTTTGAGCCGACTGACCCAATCAGTAACAGCGCAGATATCAACGATAAGAAGCTGTTTGATGCTATGCGTGGAAAGTCATTAGAGATTGGTGTTAAACGTGAGTTCTTTGACGGTGGTTTACTGGTTTCTACCGCGGCATTTGATATTGAGCAAACTAACAAGCTTGTGACCGAGAAGTTTGATGCTGATGAAAACGGTAAAACTCAAATTACCACGGCTGCAGGCAAGGTGCGACATCAAGGTCTAGAACTAGCGATGGAAGGGTATCTGTCTGACAGCTTATCGATTAACGCATCTATGATGTACCTTGATGGCAAAATTATCAGCGACCCTAAATACGCAGGTAAACGCTCCAAGGATACAGCAAGGTTTAGCGCTTCAAGCTGGCTGAGCTATCAGCTTAATGACGACACCAATCTGCATTTAAAGGCCACTTATGAAGGTGATCGTTTTGGTGATACACCAAATAAGTTCAAGAAAGATGGTTACGTTAAAGTGGATGCAGGCATGAGCTATCAGCTTAAATTTGCCAATGATCAGCAAGCCATTATTCGCGTTAATGTTGATAACCTATTTGGTACCGACTACCTCACCGGTGGCTGCATGAACAGTGCAACCAACAGTGCTGGGCGCAGTATTAAAGCTTCGCTGCAGTATCAGTTCTAA
- a CDS encoding phytochelatin synthase family protein produces MKNTFLKSAGLGLLMLGALASPLTMASNKVLDWASKEGQTRLMNSVDNQDFFSLAPHFEGQSNKVFCGIASMAMVANALSVTPNGDSIELDPSRMTEAELEYFPKDGWSPFFHRYTQESVSKVSPKPRIEMFGKPTEKHPKGDYGMQLTDFEALGTQMGFKTVIEPIDLDKKDSCVYASYIKKQLIAGLADPDKFVVVNYSRVPLEQRGTGHYSPIGAYHPTSDSFLVMDVSNTYQTWVWISSHNLLEAMATLDGDQVRGYAIVSKG; encoded by the coding sequence ATGAAAAACACATTTTTAAAATCAGCTGGCTTAGGTTTATTAATGCTAGGCGCACTAGCAAGCCCGCTGACTATGGCAAGCAACAAAGTATTAGACTGGGCAAGTAAAGAAGGCCAAACCCGCCTAATGAACTCAGTAGATAACCAAGACTTTTTCTCGTTAGCACCACACTTTGAAGGCCAATCTAACAAGGTATTTTGTGGTATTGCCTCAATGGCAATGGTAGCCAATGCTCTGTCTGTTACCCCAAATGGTGACAGCATTGAGCTTGACCCAAGCCGCATGACTGAAGCAGAGCTTGAGTACTTCCCTAAAGATGGTTGGAGCCCGTTCTTCCACCGCTATACGCAAGAGTCAGTATCAAAGGTAAGCCCTAAACCTCGCATTGAAATGTTTGGTAAGCCAACCGAGAAACACCCTAAGGGTGACTATGGTATGCAGCTAACTGACTTTGAAGCACTTGGTACCCAAATGGGCTTCAAAACCGTTATTGAACCAATTGACTTAGACAAGAAAGACAGCTGCGTTTATGCCTCTTACATTAAGAAGCAGTTAATCGCTGGCCTTGCAGACCCAGATAAATTTGTTGTGGTGAACTATTCACGTGTGCCGCTAGAGCAGCGCGGTACTGGCCACTACTCACCTATTGGCGCATACCACCCAACATCTGACTCGTTCTTGGTAATGGATGTGTCTAACACATACCAAACCTGGGTGTGGATCAGCAGCCACAACTTACTTGAAGCTATGGCAACACTAGACGGCGACCAGGTTCGTGGTTACGCCATTGTTTCTAAGGGCTAA